Part of the Pseudomonas chlororaphis genome, AGAATCCGCGTACAAGGCAAATGCCCCCGGTAAGCTTCGGTATCCGAGCAAATGACCGGATAGCCACACGCACCGTACTCCAGCAGGCGAAGGTTGCTCTTGCAGTCATTGAAAACATGAAACTCAAGCGGCGCCAGGGCCAGGTCAAGGTTCAGGCTGGCAAGCTTTGCCGGATACGCCGCCAGGCTCACGCCAGGATGGAACTCATGGATATAGGGCTTGAGCAGATCCGGGCACATGCCGAAGAAAACCCATTCGACTTCGTCAGCCAGTTCACGCACGACATCTGCAATGAGCTCCAGGTCGCCACGGTGGCTGGTGCCGCCGCCCCAACCGATACGCGGCTTGCTGGAGGTGGCACGCAGGCTTCTGAGCTGGTGCCACAGGCCGGCCGCCAACATGTTCGGCACCACGCGGATATCGTGGTGCATGCTGGACAAGACGTCCGCCAGCGGATGGGTGGAAACCACCACCCGATCACACTGGGCGATCCCCCGGCGTAGCAAGTCTTCGAGGTTGTCCGGCATATTGCGACGGTGTTCGTTTTTTTCCGGGACGTTGGCGATGTAGTCATCCAATTCGTAGATGCGCATGGCCTTGGAGTAATTCTTGACCTGGGCGATGTCCTTGAACTTGCCCACGTTATAGCGACCTTGAAGCACGATCACATCGGGTGACTGACGCTCGATATCGATGATCGAAGGCGTATCGTAGGCAACACGTCCCACGATCCGCCCTGCCGCTTCCAGTTCGAACAACGGCTGGCTGACACGGTAGTGCCCCACCGCCGAGGTATTGACCGCCATCCCCAGGATCGAAGGCACGTTGCGGGTAATCAAGGGATTCCAGCCGGTGCGGGGTCCGGGTTCGAGGCTGAAGCTTTTCCCGGTCAGGGTCAGGTTACGGTTGTAGGCAGGATCATTGGCGATCCTGGGCAACCAGCGCTGATAGAACGCCTCCTGTTCGAGCTCCAACCGCTGCTTCCAGGAGGCATCGCGACTGGCTTCCACGCCAGACGCCAGCACCACGTCACTGTAAGGGGTGGTAACGATCAGGTAACCGTTTTTCCCGACCTGCTGGCACAGTTCCAGGGCATTGATGCGCTGCGTCGTGATCGACTCATCGAACCCACCGGTCTCCTCCAGCACCTGCTTGCGCACCAACAGGCAGTGATCGCCGACAGCGCTCCAGTTCTGCACGGTCTGCAAGCGTTGCATATAGCCGCCTGACGTGACCGACTCGTTGACAAAGGCCCTGCCCGCCAGGCCACCGAGCCCCATGATCATGCCGGAATCGATGACCCGCCCTTGCTGGTTGAGTGTGCGGGGCCCGACGATGCCAACCTCGGGACGCTGCCCATGATTGAGCAGCTCGTCCAGCCAGGCGGCTTCCAGCACGATGCAATTGGGGTTGAGCAACAACAGGTATTCACCGCGGGCCTGCTGCACGGCGAAGTTGCGGATCACGGCTTCGTTGTCGCTTCCCGGGTGGGTGAATATTCGCAGGGTGTCGCTGCCCAATTCGGCCATTGCCCGCAACCAATGTTGCAGCTCGGCGTTCTCGCTGGCGTTATCGACGATGATGATTTCGTAGTGCGGATACGTGGTCGTGCTGATCAGGCTGTTGACGCAGCGTTCCAGCGCGCCCAGGTCATCCTTGACGCTGATGACGATCGACACCAGCGGCCGCTCGTCGAACAGATATTCGATGCGCGGGATCAACGCCAGGAGCGGCCCCGGATGCAGCCGGTGCGGTACGCCGATGCGCTGCAGGTGAGCGCCGACCAGCCGGGCGTTCTGCTCGATGACCTCGGGCAGCGAGAGCCATTGGGCGAACGAGAACATCGACTCGACCTGGACCTCGGGAATATGCCCAATGACTTGCGGCCCGTCCGTTTCCACCAGTCGCCAGACCAGGTCATGGGGGGCCAACTCGCCCAGGCTCGGATCGAACCCACCCGAGGCCAGGAATCGCTCGCGCTCGAACGCCAGTGTCCGACCGACATAGGGATAGCCGCGCATGAGGTCGACGTTGAAGTCGGGCTTGAAGATCGGCTCGGCCGATTTTTCATCCACCAGCGCGCCTTCATCGCTGTAGAGACAGACCGCACCCGGCGAACCGACAATCCGGTCGGCCATTATCAACAGCGCCGATTCGGTCAGGCGATCGCCGGCCTGCAGCAGGTAGAACCAGTCGGCACCGTCCAGCTGGGGCAGCAAGCCATTGAGCTGCTGCGCCCAATCTGCTTGCAGCCCAAGGCGCAGGACATGGTTGTCCAGTGACTGGCGACCATTGGACAACACCAGCACCGATTCGCAGGCATAGGCCTGGGCAGCAATACTCTGCAGGGTAATCCCCAGCGCATAGGCATCGTCCTGCGCGTCGATGATGACGGGGACTATCCTCGGACGATAGGCCCAGCGGGCGATCTGTCGAGACAGGACTTGCTTGCGCAATGGGCTGAAACGCCGGCACTCCAGCCACTGCACGTAGAGGTCTGCGTAGCTTTCGATGTCCGTACCGACTTGCGAACCGATAACGCCCTGCCGGGTCGCAATGATCGAGTAGACGTTGACCTCCTCCCACTCCGGTGCCCCCGGCTCCTTGGGCTGCCCCAGCGTCTGGTAACGCACCCAGCCACTGGCGGGCGCCGGCTCGCCACTGCGCTGGGCGAGCATTTCCTTGAGCCATGTCAGTTCCACCGTGGCCGCATCGAGCATCTTGGGCTGACGCCCCAGGCGATCCGGATGCAACCGCTGGCCGCTGCCCTCGGCATAAAGCTGGACCAGGTTGCCGCGGCGCAACAGGCAGATGAACAGGGCGAAATCGAGGACAGCCTCGAAACCTTCACCGGCCCGCGCCAACGCGGGCAGCAAGGCCTCGGCATCGGTGCGGCGCATTAACGCACCACTGAAGCCGCCGAGAATATTGCGGGTGGTTTTTTCAAAATACGCCAGCATGTCAGTGCCGTTGAACAGCGCATCGAACTGGGTGATGCCGGTGTTTTCCAAGCGGATCGGCAAGGCGTAATTGTCGGCATCGATCAGGTGATGCTTGCTGACCACCAACGACACTTGCGCATGCTCCTGCAGCATCGCCGCCTGCTGGCTGACGCAGAGCGGCAACAACTGGTCGTCATCGCACAGGAACTTGATGAATTCGCCCCGGGACTCTTCAAGGCAGCGCAACAGGTTCTGCTGGAATCCCAGCCGCTGCGGGTTACGCAGGTAGCGCACGGGGACGTTGGAACCCGCGCCCAGGGTCTGGACAATCTGCTCGACTTCATCGGTGCGACAGTCGTCGCAGATGACAATCTCCAGGTTCTCGTAGGTCTGGTCGAGCGCACTTTGCAAAGCGAGAGTGAAAAAGCGTGGGTTGAACGCGGGGATGGCAATACTGACAAGAGGAGCTGATTTCACACGCATGGCTCTCAACCGGCGGGCGTCAACTCAGGCGAGAGCAGGACGTCCTGAATCGTATAAGGAGCGAGTCAGGGACCGCGCTGGCGTCACGGTCCCTGCCCCGGATCAGATTTTGTTGAACAGACCCAATTGAGCGATCTTGCTGAACGCCAACTGCGATGCCTGCAGCATAGTCTGCTGCAAGGTCAGGCGCGTCATCACTTCGGCCGGGTCGGAATCACGAATCGCCGACTGGGTCTGGGAGTTGGCCAACACAAAACTCTGGTTGGTGTCGCTCTGGGTGTCGAGGGACTGGCCACGACCACCGACCGAACTCAACGCGCTGGTCAGCTGGTCAGTGCCGCTGGCCAGGTTACCCATGGCCGAAGCCAGCGCCGCGTTCAGTTTCTGGCCGGCGATGTTGTTGCCATCGACGGGCGTTTCCAATGCCGAGCGCAACTGGTTCACGGTGTCCAGGATGTTCTGGGTCTCGTGGGTGTTGACCGCGATGCTGAACTGATCGTCGGCGGCCGGGGCACCGTTGAGCGTGAAGCTCACGCCGGAGGCGGTCGCGACGTTGCCTGCCAGGGTGCCGCTGGATACCGGCTTGCTGTCGGCGGTCAGTGGCGCGGCGTACAGGTCGAAATCCGTGGCACTGGTGAATTTCATCACGGCCGACCCCGACGGGAAACTGGCGTGGTAGGCCACCGGGTCGGTGATGGTGCTGCCGGTGATCTGGGTCGTCGTGGTGTTGCCCGGGCTGCGGGCCGGCGTGAAGCTGTCGGGCTTGGCCGCCAGGGTGAAGGTATGACCAGGCAGCACCGTGCCGGCCGCGTCGCCCGTATGAAGGTTGACGTTCAAGGTCAGGTCGACACCGCGAAAGCTCACGGTCTGCCCGGCCTGGGTGTTGGGGTTGATGACGCCGCCCTTGCTGGCTTCGGCCGTCACGTCGTTGCCGCTCGAATCGGTGATTTTCAACTGAGTGCCGCTGGCGAACTCCACGGTGTACGGTTCACCGCTGCGGAACTGGCTGTTGTAAGTCACTGCGGACGAGACCTGGCCGTTGGTCAACACCACGCGACCATCATCCACCGCTGGCGCAGTCATGGTGACCTGGCTACGGCTGGTGTTGACGGCTTGCTGGAATGCTTCCCAGCCGGTGCTGTTGGTGGCCATGGACATGGTGTCGCCGATCGGCAGGTCCAAGGTGACCTGGTCGCCGTTGTAGCTGTAGGTGCCGTCGTCGTTGCGGGTGAACGGCACGACATCGCCCTTGGAGCCGGCAAAGATGTACTTGCCGTTCTCGTCCTTGGTGTTCATCAGGCTCAGCAGTTGCTCTTCGATCGACCCCAATTCCGAGGCCACCGCCTTGCGGTCGGAGTCGGTGTAGGCGGCGTTGCCGGCGCTGACGGCCAATTCCTTGGCGCGTTGCAGCACGTTGCCGATGCTGGTCATGACCGCTTCGGTGGTGCCCAGGGTCGCCTTGATCGTGGTGACGTTCGCTTCGTATTGCGAAAGCATCGACGCCTGGTTGCCCAGTTGCAGCAGACGCGAAGCGCCCACCGGATCATCGGCGGCCGTGTTCACCCGTACCAGGCTGCTGGCCTCTTCGCTGGTCTTGACCACATTGGCGAAGTTCTTCTGGTAGTTCGCAGCCGTGCTTTCGTAAAACTGAGAGGTAGAAATGCGCATGGGCTACGGGTCCTTAAAGACTGTTGATCAATGTGCTGAAGATTTGTTGCGCAGCCTTGATGATCTGCGAAGACGCGGTGTAGTACTGCTGGAACTTGACCAGGTTGCCGGTTTCTTCGTCCAGGTCCACGCCCGACAGCGAGTCGCGGGCGCTCTTGGCGTTGTTCAGGATGGCGCCGGTGGCGGCGCTGTCCAGCTTGCCCTGGGCGGCCTTGGCACCGACACCTTCCACCAGCTTGCCGTAGGCATCGTTCAGGGAAATGCCCTTGCTGCCGGAATTGGTGTCCACGGTCTTGGCGGTCTGCAAACCGGCCAGGACGGTGCCGTTACGGTTGTCCAGGCTGCCGGCCTGGCTGAGGCTGATGTTGATGCCCGCCCCCTGGGAAGGCGCGCCGGCGATGGACATGTCGAACGAGACGGTACGCTGCACCGGCGGGACGGACGAGTCCATGATCGGGTTGCCGCTGGCGTCCTTGAGTGGAACGCTCAGGCTCAGGGTGTTGCTCTGGCCAGGCTTGATCGTGCCGCTGCTGATCGTGCCGCCCTTGGCATCGAGCAACTGGTAACCCTGGCTCG contains:
- the flgL gene encoding flagellar hook protein FlgL (With FlgK acts as a hook filament junction protein to join the flagellar filament to the hook), whose translation is MRISTSQFYESTAANYQKNFANVVKTSEEASSLVRVNTAADDPVGASRLLQLGNQASMLSQYEANVTTIKATLGTTEAVMTSIGNVLQRAKELAVSAGNAAYTDSDRKAVASELGSIEEQLLSLMNTKDENGKYIFAGSKGDVVPFTRNDDGTYSYNGDQVTLDLPIGDTMSMATNSTGWEAFQQAVNTSRSQVTMTAPAVDDGRVVLTNGQVSSAVTYNSQFRSGEPYTVEFASGTQLKITDSSGNDVTAEASKGGVINPNTQAGQTVSFRGVDLTLNVNLHTGDAAGTVLPGHTFTLAAKPDSFTPARSPGNTTTTQITGSTITDPVAYHASFPSGSAVMKFTSATDFDLYAAPLTADSKPVSSGTLAGNVATASGVSFTLNGAPAADDQFSIAVNTHETQNILDTVNQLRSALETPVDGNNIAGQKLNAALASAMGNLASGTDQLTSALSSVGGRGQSLDTQSDTNQSFVLANSQTQSAIRDSDPAEVMTRLTLQQTMLQASQLAFSKIAQLGLFNKI
- a CDS encoding glycosyl transferase family 2; its protein translation is MKSAPLVSIAIPAFNPRFFTLALQSALDQTYENLEIVICDDCRTDEVEQIVQTLGAGSNVPVRYLRNPQRLGFQQNLLRCLEESRGEFIKFLCDDDQLLPLCVSQQAAMLQEHAQVSLVVSKHHLIDADNYALPIRLENTGITQFDALFNGTDMLAYFEKTTRNILGGFSGALMRRTDAEALLPALARAGEGFEAVLDFALFICLLRRGNLVQLYAEGSGQRLHPDRLGRQPKMLDAATVELTWLKEMLAQRSGEPAPASGWVRYQTLGQPKEPGAPEWEEVNVYSIIATRQGVIGSQVGTDIESYADLYVQWLECRRFSPLRKQVLSRQIARWAYRPRIVPVIIDAQDDAYALGITLQSIAAQAYACESVLVLSNGRQSLDNHVLRLGLQADWAQQLNGLLPQLDGADWFYLLQAGDRLTESALLIMADRIVGSPGAVCLYSDEGALVDEKSAEPIFKPDFNVDLMRGYPYVGRTLAFERERFLASGGFDPSLGELAPHDLVWRLVETDGPQVIGHIPEVQVESMFSFAQWLSLPEVIEQNARLVGAHLQRIGVPHRLHPGPLLALIPRIEYLFDERPLVSIVISVKDDLGALERCVNSLISTTTYPHYEIIIVDNASENAELQHWLRAMAELGSDTLRIFTHPGSDNEAVIRNFAVQQARGEYLLLLNPNCIVLEAAWLDELLNHGQRPEVGIVGPRTLNQQGRVIDSGMIMGLGGLAGRAFVNESVTSGGYMQRLQTVQNWSAVGDHCLLVRKQVLEETGGFDESITTQRINALELCQQVGKNGYLIVTTPYSDVVLASGVEASRDASWKQRLELEQEAFYQRWLPRIANDPAYNRNLTLTGKSFSLEPGPRTGWNPLITRNVPSILGMAVNTSAVGHYRVSQPLFELEAAGRIVGRVAYDTPSIIDIERQSPDVIVLQGRYNVGKFKDIAQVKNYSKAMRIYELDDYIANVPEKNEHRRNMPDNLEDLLRRGIAQCDRVVVSTHPLADVLSSMHHDIRVVPNMLAAGLWHQLRSLRATSSKPRIGWGGGTSHRGDLELIADVVRELADEVEWVFFGMCPDLLKPYIHEFHPGVSLAAYPAKLASLNLDLALAPLEFHVFNDCKSNLRLLEYGACGYPVICSDTEAYRGHLPCTRILTNSSEEWLEAIRMHLADPIASYRMGDELREVVLRDFILRGDNLQYWANGWLPD